The Actinomycetes bacterium nucleotide sequence TACAACGACCCGGTGATCTTCCTGGAGTACGCCATGGACGTCGCCGACGCCTGCCGGGCGCGCGGCATCCGGTCGGTGGCGGTGACCGCCGGCTACGTCGAGCCGGAGCCCAGACGGGACTTCTTCGGCCATCTCGACGCTGCGAACGTCGACCTGAAGGGCTTCACCGAGGACTTCTACCACCGGGTCTGCGGCGGCCGGCTGCGGCCGGTGCTGGACACCCTGGAGTACCTCGTCCACGAGACGACCGTGTGGGTCGAGCTCACCACCTTGCTCATCCCGGGGCTCAACGACTCCGGGGCCGAGCTGGACGCGATGACCCGCTGGGTGGTCGACACCCTCGGTCCGGACGTGCCCATGCACTTCACCGCCTTCCACCCCGACTTCAAGATGCTCGATGTCCCCCCGACCCCGCTGGCGACCGTCCGGCGGGCCCGGGAGATCGCCCTGGGCAACGGGGTGCACTACGCCTACACCGGCAACGTGGCTGACGCGGACGGCGCCGCCACGTACTGCCCCGGCTGCGGCACCCGGGTGGTCGAGCGGCTCGGGTACCGGATCGGCGGCTGGCGGCTGACCGACGACGGCCGCTGCACGTCGTGCGGCACGGCCGTGGCGGGTGTCTTCGACGGGCCGCCGGGGGACTGGGGCAACCGCAGGCAGCCGGTCCGGCTGTCCGACTTCGACTCGGGTGACCGGGCATGACCGCGACCGCCGTCCGCCCGCCCGCGGTCGCCGGGCGCTTCTACCCGGCCGACCCCGCCGTGCTCGCGGCCGACGTGGACCGCTCCTTGGCCGAGGGGCTGGGGGAGGCACCGGCACCGCACGCGGTCGTGGCGCCGCACGCCGGGTACGTGTACTCCGGGCCGGTGGCCGGCAGCTCCTACCGGCTGGTGGCAGCCCGGGCCGGAACGGTCGAACGGGTCGTGCTGCTGGGGCCCGCGCACTTCTCCTGGGTGCCCGGCCTCGCGGTGCCTTCGGTGGCCGCGTTCGACACGCCACTGGGCCGGGTGCCGGTGGACGCCGGTGCGCGCGAGCAGGCGCTGGCCGCGTCAGCTGCGGTCGCAGTGGACGACGAGGCGCACCGGCCCGAGCACAGCCTGGAGGTGCAGCTGCCGTTCCTGCAGCGCTGCCTGGGCGACGTACCGGTGCTGCCGCTGCTGGTGGGGCAGCCCGAGGCGGCGACGGTGGCCGAGGTCCTGCAGTTGTGGTGGGACGACCCCGGCACTCTCGTCGTCGTCAGCACTGACCTGTCGCACTACGAGGACTACGCGACCGCGCGCCGGCTGGACACCCGGACGGCGGAGGCGGTCGTCGGCGTCCGACCCGAGGACATCGGCGACCGCGACGCCTGCGGGGCCTATGCGCTGCGCGGGCTGTTGACGCTGGCGGGGCGGCAAGGGGCCGGCGTGCGGCTGCTCGACCTGCGCTCGTCCGGGGACACCGCCGGGCCGCGGGACCGGGTGGTCGGCTACGGCGCGTTCGCGGTCGTGGACCGGCCATGACCGAGCTGATCGTGGCCAACGAGCGACGGCTGCTGCTCGACATCGCCGCCGCGGCCATCGCCGAGGTGCTGCGGAGCGGTCGGTGGAGGGCACCGGACCTGAGCGTCCTGCCTGCTGCGCTGCGGCAGCCCGGGGCCACCTTCGTCACCTTGCGCAGGGAGGAGCAGCTGCTGGGGTGCGTGGGCACCCTGCGCGCCCACCGGTCGCTGGCCGTCGACGTCGCCGTCCATGCGGTGGGTGCGGCGTTCGAGGACCCGCGGCTGCCCGCGGTGACCGTCGCGGACTACTCCGTCATGACCATCCACGTGTCCATGCTGGGGCCGCTGTCCGAAGTGGTGGCCGAGTCGGTGACCGAGCTGGTCGAGCAGGTGGCGGCCGGGGTGGACGGGCTGCTCGTCGAGGCCACCGCCCGCGGTCTGCCCCGGCGGGCCACCCTGCTGCCCTCGGTGTGGGAGCAGCTGCCCGACCCGGCCCAGTTCGTCAGTGCGCTGTGGCGCAAGGCCGGGCTCCCGGCGGGGGACTGGCCGCGGGACATCGTGGTGTCGGGCTACCGGGTGGTCGAGCTCACCGACGACGGGCCGCGCACGCTGTAGCGCCCGGTGCGGTCGTTCAGGCGTCGAGGTGGGCCGCGGCCCGCTCGCCGATGTCCGGCACGGTGAGCTCGTCCTCGGCGGTGCGGGCCACCAGGTACACCGAGTCCTCCAGGAACTTCACGGCGAAGTAGCCGGTGCCGGGCCGGTAGGAGCCGGCGTCGCCGGGGCCCAGGACGTGCCCGTCGATCTCCAGCCGGCCGGACACGACGTAGGTGACGCTGCCGTGCGTGTAGCCGTGGGCGGGGACCAGGTCGCCGGCCTTGCCGTGCACCACGGTGAGCACGGCGCCGTTGGTGTGCAGGCGGGTCACCTCCGACCCGAGGATGTTCCTGGTCCAGGTCATCTGGCCGGCGGGCAGCGGCTGGAACCCCGGCATGGTCACTCCCTGATCGCGTCGGCCGCGGCTGGTGGCCAGCGCGGCGGCGGCTGGGGCCGCCGCCGCCGACGCTAGCGCCCGCCCGGAGCATCGTGCACAGGCGCGCCGCCCTTTCCCCTCACGACCCCTCGCCAACCCCAGTGTGACCTACGTCACAGATCAAATCTTTGGTAACGAAATGGTGACCATGGCATGGTCTGTCGGTGCCCGGCTCCTGCCGGGCGAACCGAATGGCCCGGCCGGCAACGCCAAGTCCTGCCCACCGGTACCGGGCCCCCTCAAAGACGTACTGGGCAGGAGCGGGGGACCCAACCGTCCCTTGCGGACTGACCGCGACCGGCTTGCCGGAAGTGGTCTTGGGGTTAAGCCGACCGGCCTGACGTACTGGGCCGGCCGACCGGGCACCTTCCCGCCCGAACCCGACAGCTGACCTCGCAGGCGTGCGGAAGGGATGTTGCATGTCTGCTCGTACCACTTCGGCTGCCTCCCGACGCGTGCTGGCCACTGCGGCCGCCGCCTGCAGCCTCCCGCTGAGCGTCTTGGCCGTGAACTCCGCCCAGGCCGCCACCATCCCCACCACCGTCGCTACGGCGTCCGTCTCGACGCTGTCGTCGGTCTGGGAGGGGCGGGCGCTGGGCTCGGTGCAGGCCTCGCTGAGCTACGACAAGCTCACCGTGCCGGTCAACGGCAAGGTCGCCACGTCGGTCAAGGTCAGCGCAGCCGGCACGGCCGTCCCTGGCGCGGAGGTCCGGTTCTTCGCCAAGGCCAGGACCGGCAGCACGTGGACCCAGTTCGCCACCTCGACGGCGTCGCTCGACGGCTTCGCCCGGCTGACCTTCACCCCGGGCTCCACCTCGATGTCGTTCAAGGCCGACGTCGTGACGCCGGTCGGCCAGGTGGCCGCCGCGAACGTGGGCGCCGTCACGGTGGCCGGGCCGGTGGCCGCGAGCGCGAGTGGGGCGGCCAAGGTGCTCGCCATGGCGGCCCGCTACGCCGGGCGCCCCTACGGCTACGGTGCCAGCGGCCCGTCGGCGTTCGACTGCTCCGGCTACACCTCCTACGTCGTCCGGGCCGCCCTCGGCCGGTCGCTGCCGCACAACGCAGCCGCCCAGTACGCGGTCAGCCAGAAGATCTCCCGCTCGGCGGTCCGCCCCGGCGACCTGATCTTCTTCTCCGGGGGCGGCGGCATCTACCACGTGGGCATCTACGCCGGCAACGGTCGGATGTGGGACGCCCAGCACCCGGGCACGACGGTCGGCCTGCACACGATCTTCTCCTCCAGCTGGGTCGCCGGCCGGATCGCGTAAACCCGTCCGCGCCCCTCCGCCGTCGCGGCGGCTCCGGAAGCACCCCCCCGCCCCCGGAGCCGCCGCGACTTCTCGTTTCGGCAGCCGGTCGGCCCAGGCGACACCGGTGTGGGGTTGATCACAAACGCGGCGTTTTGAGGCGTCGATGGCCGTTCCGGGGATGGTTCGAGCGGGTGACTTAGGGCACGCTTGCTGCACAGCGCTGTGTGCCGGTGCTGTGCCCGGTGTTCCGCCCGGTGCTCCGCCGAACCGAAGAGGGTTGCCGCCATGACCGTGCCTGGCCTTTCCGACGCCCCCACCGCGAACAAGAAGCTGCTGCGCTTCGTCGAGGAGACCGCGGCTCTCACGCAGCCGGACCGCGTCGTCTGGTGCGACGGCTCGCAGGAGGAGTGGGACAGGCTCACGGCCGAGCTGGTCGAGGCCGGCACCTTCATCCAGCTGAACCCGGAGAAGCGGGTCAACTCGTTCCTGGCCCGGTCCAACCCCAGTGACGTCGCTCGGGTCGAGGACCGCACCTTCATCTGCTCCCAGCGCGAGGTGGACGCCGGCCCGACCAACAACTGGCGCGACCCGGACACCATGCGCCGGGAGCTGACCGAGCTGTTCCGCGGCTCGATGCGGGGACGCACGATGTACGTCGTCCCGTTCTCGATGGGCCCGCTGGGCTCCCCCATCTCGCAGCTCGGTGTCGAGCTCACCGACTCGGCCTACGTCGTGGTCAACATGCGGATCATGACCCGGATGGGCGCCGCGGAACTGGCGGCGATCGGCGCGGACGGCGACTTCGTCCCGGCCCTGCACTCGGTCGGTGCGCCGCTCGTCGACGGGGCCGAGGACGTCGCATGGCCGTGCAACGACACCAAGTACATCGTCCACTTCCCGGAGACCCGGGAGATCATGTCCTACGGCTCCGGCTACGGCGGCAACGCGCTGCTGGGCAAGAAATGCTACGCGCTGCGGATCGCCAGCGTGATGGCCCGTGACGAGGGCTGGCTGGCCGAGCACATGCTGATCCTCAAGCTCACCTCGCCCGAAGGTGCGGTCAAGCACCTGGCCGCGGCCTTCCCGTCGGCCTGCGGCAAGACCAACCTGGCCATGCTTCAGCCCACCATCCCGGGCTGGAAGGTCGAGACGGTCGGCGAC carries:
- a CDS encoding NlpC/P60 family protein, whose product is MNSAQAATIPTTVATASVSTLSSVWEGRALGSVQASLSYDKLTVPVNGKVATSVKVSAAGTAVPGAEVRFFAKARTGSTWTQFATSTASLDGFARLTFTPGSTSMSFKADVVTPVGQVAAANVGAVTVAGPVAASASGAAKVLAMAARYAGRPYGYGASGPSAFDCSGYTSYVVRAALGRSLPHNAAAQYAVSQKISRSAVRPGDLIFFSGGGGIYHVGIYAGNGRMWDAQHPGTTVGLHTIFSSSWVAGRIA
- the amrA gene encoding AmmeMemoRadiSam system protein A gives rise to the protein MTELIVANERRLLLDIAAAAIAEVLRSGRWRAPDLSVLPAALRQPGATFVTLRREEQLLGCVGTLRAHRSLAVDVAVHAVGAAFEDPRLPAVTVADYSVMTIHVSMLGPLSEVVAESVTELVEQVAAGVDGLLVEATARGLPRRATLLPSVWEQLPDPAQFVSALWRKAGLPAGDWPRDIVVSGYRVVELTDDGPRTL
- the amrB gene encoding AmmeMemoRadiSam system protein B, whose product is MTATAVRPPAVAGRFYPADPAVLAADVDRSLAEGLGEAPAPHAVVAPHAGYVYSGPVAGSSYRLVAARAGTVERVVLLGPAHFSWVPGLAVPSVAAFDTPLGRVPVDAGAREQALAASAAVAVDDEAHRPEHSLEVQLPFLQRCLGDVPVLPLLVGQPEAATVAEVLQLWWDDPGTLVVVSTDLSHYEDYATARRLDTRTAEAVVGVRPEDIGDRDACGAYALRGLLTLAGRQGAGVRLLDLRSSGDTAGPRDRVVGYGAFAVVDRP
- the amrS gene encoding AmmeMemoRadiSam system radical SAM enzyme produces the protein MHIIDASSAVRTRYWHRLGDGRIQCDVCPRACRLHEGQRGLCFVRARQGDAIVLTTYGRSSGYCVDPIEKKPLNHFLPGTAVLSFGTAGCNLTCRFCQNWDISKSREMDTLADSASPATIARAAQDLGCRSVAFTYNDPVIFLEYAMDVADACRARGIRSVAVTAGYVEPEPRRDFFGHLDAANVDLKGFTEDFYHRVCGGRLRPVLDTLEYLVHETTVWVELTTLLIPGLNDSGAELDAMTRWVVDTLGPDVPMHFTAFHPDFKMLDVPPTPLATVRRAREIALGNGVHYAYTGNVADADGAATYCPGCGTRVVERLGYRIGGWRLTDDGRCTSCGTAVAGVFDGPPGDWGNRRQPVRLSDFDSGDRA